One region of Sebaldella sp. S0638 genomic DNA includes:
- a CDS encoding aldo/keto reductase produces MIRLKMANGVEIPQIGFGTFRIPDDAVTQSVKYALNAGYRHIDTAAIYGNEKGVGLGIKESGVPRNEIFLTSKLWNEDQGYDSTLKAFDESLKKLGTDFLDLYLIHWPKDKNKESWKAMEKLYKDGRIKAIGVSNFKEHHLDDLLTEAEIVPMINQVELHPQFPQTELRNYCGKKGILVEAWGSLMQGQIFDKEIIKEIAEKHNKTVSQIGVRWAVQSGVVTIPKSTHEQRIKDNINVFDFELDNEDMKKIAELNTSVRIGRDPDNIDF; encoded by the coding sequence ATGATCAGATTAAAAATGGCAAATGGTGTGGAAATACCCCAGATAGGTTTCGGGACATTCAGAATACCTGATGATGCAGTCACACAAAGTGTAAAATATGCATTGAATGCAGGTTACAGACATATTGATACTGCTGCCATCTACGGAAATGAAAAAGGAGTCGGACTTGGGATCAAAGAGTCAGGGGTACCGAGAAATGAAATATTTCTTACAAGTAAACTATGGAATGAGGATCAGGGTTATGACAGTACACTAAAAGCATTTGATGAATCCCTGAAAAAACTTGGTACAGATTTTCTGGATCTTTATCTTATCCACTGGCCGAAAGATAAAAACAAAGAATCGTGGAAGGCTATGGAAAAACTTTATAAAGACGGAAGAATAAAAGCAATCGGAGTAAGCAACTTCAAGGAACATCATTTAGATGATCTTCTTACAGAGGCCGAAATAGTTCCTATGATAAACCAGGTCGAACTTCACCCTCAGTTCCCTCAGACCGAACTCAGAAATTACTGCGGGAAAAAGGGAATTCTTGTGGAAGCATGGGGTTCTTTGATGCAGGGACAGATTTTTGATAAAGAGATTATAAAAGAGATTGCAGAAAAACATAATAAAACTGTTTCACAAATTGGTGTAAGATGGGCAGTACAGAGCGGAGTGGTTACTATCCCTAAATCTACTCACGAGCAGAGAATAAAGGATAACATAAATGTATTTGACTTTGAGCTTGATAATGAGGACATGAAAAAAATAGCAGAGTTAAATACCAGTGTAAGAATAGGAAGGGATCCTGACAATATTGATTTTTAA
- a CDS encoding nitroreductase family protein — protein MNSIFARRSIREFLDKPVESEKIDQILRAGMQAPTARNQRAWEFIVVTSQEDKEKVSQMSPFSKLAAKAAVLIILVGNKDKMTVPEKWQQDMGACTQNMLLQIVKEDLGGVWLGVYPTQERVDALKDIFNLPDNIIPFGVVCFGYSDKKNTFKDRYDESAVHWDKF, from the coding sequence ATGAACAGTATTTTTGCAAGAAGAAGTATAAGAGAATTTTTGGATAAGCCTGTGGAAAGTGAAAAGATCGATCAAATCCTGAGAGCCGGAATGCAGGCACCCACTGCCAGAAATCAGCGTGCATGGGAATTTATAGTTGTTACGTCACAGGAAGACAAGGAGAAAGTTTCCCAAATGAGTCCTTTTTCAAAACTCGCCGCTAAAGCCGCTGTTTTAATTATATTAGTCGGAAATAAGGACAAAATGACTGTTCCGGAAAAATGGCAGCAGGATATGGGAGCATGTACACAAAATATGCTGCTTCAAATTGTAAAAGAAGACCTTGGCGGAGTATGGCTGGGAGTTTACCCTACACAGGAACGCGTTGATGCATTAAAAGATATTTTTAATCTTCCTGATAACATAATACCTTTTGGTGTAGTGTGTTTCGGTTATTCCGATAAAAAGAATACTTTTAAAGATCGTTATGATGAATCTGCTGTTCACTGGGATAAATTTTAA
- a CDS encoding sel1 repeat family protein: protein MKKKLLVIALLSIVAVPSYSGWEVLIGPAVDIVNTIGNSMSNSKSKEDKPKEPDSATLEKNEKRYEKDLNNPKKKEAALNELIAINLKQKDIESAKKYYYMFDSNNVYTPFLSIVKEYRTQNNTTGLEEFLKQELYAKTGSGYDSIQRDASFLLAQIYIGKNDFDSAANYYEKATKFDLDPAEVYNVYCKLVTLGSSESNSPKLAGFLVQEIDSKTNTNYSKVAREASVKIVDVYLKAGNFQEADKYYEKAVKTATDNEKRLLSSAKKKIDIQKEIEKHLTAGKTGNAKSYFDLANIYYEENDNETGDKYLMMAADNGHTPSMKYIALDYFDAEEYKLAEKYFKMASDKGDADAMGSLGLLYEFAGKDTQAEKYYKMAASKGDINAMIDLAILYQNQGKAQSALTYIQMATKRGADYEDIGSRMLYPSNRMHEKLAFRTVNLD from the coding sequence ATGAAGAAAAAATTATTGGTAATTGCACTTTTATCTATAGTTGCCGTTCCGTCATACAGCGGATGGGAAGTCCTTATAGGACCTGCTGTTGACATAGTTAACACTATAGGTAATAGTATGTCGAATTCAAAATCTAAAGAAGACAAACCTAAAGAACCTGATTCGGCTACACTGGAGAAAAATGAAAAACGTTATGAGAAAGATCTGAATAATCCGAAGAAAAAAGAAGCTGCACTAAATGAACTTATTGCAATCAATCTTAAACAAAAAGATATTGAATCTGCTAAAAAATACTACTATATGTTTGATTCAAATAATGTGTATACTCCTTTTCTTTCAATAGTAAAAGAATACCGTACGCAGAATAATACTACAGGGCTTGAAGAATTCCTGAAACAGGAACTTTATGCCAAAACCGGTTCCGGATATGACAGTATACAGCGTGACGCATCATTTCTGCTGGCACAGATTTATATCGGGAAAAATGATTTTGATTCAGCTGCAAATTATTATGAAAAAGCAACGAAATTTGATCTTGACCCTGCTGAAGTCTATAATGTATACTGCAAACTTGTGACTCTTGGTTCTTCAGAAAGCAACTCACCAAAGCTTGCCGGCTTTCTTGTGCAGGAAATAGACTCAAAAACTAATACCAACTATTCAAAAGTCGCAAGAGAAGCATCAGTAAAAATTGTAGATGTATATTTAAAAGCCGGAAACTTTCAGGAAGCAGATAAATATTATGAAAAAGCAGTAAAAACAGCTACTGACAATGAAAAACGTCTACTTAGCTCTGCAAAAAAGAAAATAGATATTCAAAAAGAAATAGAAAAACATCTTACAGCAGGAAAAACAGGAAATGCAAAAAGTTATTTTGATCTCGCGAATATTTATTATGAGGAAAATGATAACGAGACAGGTGACAAATACCTGATGATGGCTGCTGATAACGGGCATACCCCGTCTATGAAGTACATTGCGCTGGATTATTTTGATGCAGAAGAATACAAACTGGCAGAAAAATACTTTAAAATGGCGTCTGATAAAGGAGATGCCGATGCTATGGGAAGTCTTGGTCTTTTATATGAATTTGCCGGAAAAGATACACAAGCCGAAAAATATTATAAAATGGCTGCTTCTAAAGGTGATATAAATGCAATGATAGATTTGGCAATCTTATATCAAAATCAGGGAAAAGCACAATCTGCACTAACCTATATCCAAATGGCAACAAAAAGAGGAGCTGACTACGAAGATATCGGAAGCAGAATGCTTTATCCAAGTAACCGTATGCATGAAAAACTTGCTTTCAGAACTGTAAATCTGGATTAA
- a CDS encoding NUDIX hydrolase, with protein sequence MENDTDLDCCFTRDKNWFRYRAAAVIIENNCVLLAGNEKADYYYSVGGGVHLGETAEEAVIREVFEETGVNYEIDRLIFIHENFFTNDGIFDGLQCHETAFYFLMKPRGTQKLNSNSYCLEGKEFMHWIPIDNLKNMKVFPAFFEEKLTKIPDNIEHIVTKEN encoded by the coding sequence ATGGAAAATGATACAGATCTTGACTGTTGTTTTACAAGAGATAAAAACTGGTTCCGCTATCGTGCCGCAGCTGTTATCATTGAAAATAACTGCGTTTTACTGGCAGGAAATGAAAAAGCCGATTATTATTACTCAGTAGGCGGAGGGGTACATTTAGGCGAAACAGCCGAAGAAGCTGTTATAAGAGAAGTTTTTGAAGAAACAGGCGTAAATTATGAAATTGACAGACTGATATTTATCCATGAAAACTTTTTTACAAATGATGGTATTTTTGACGGGCTTCAATGTCATGAAACAGCTTTTTATTTCCTGATGAAGCCAAGAGGTACGCAAAAACTGAACAGTAACAGCTACTGCCTTGAAGGAAAGGAATTCATGCACTGGATACCAATAGATAATTTGAAAAATATGAAAGTATTCCCTGCTTTTTTTGAGGAAAAACTGACAAAAATCCCTGATAATATAGAACACATTGTTACAAAAGAAAATTAA
- a CDS encoding DJ-1/PfpI family protein — protein sequence MKILLFLAKGFETMEASVFIDIMGWADNDYNYNTKIVTCGFQKKVTSTFNIPVIVDKLINDINVDDYAALAIPGGFEEFGFYEEAYNQEFLNLIKEFDSRKKIIASICVGALPLGKSGILTGRTATTYHLKDSIRQKQLGEFGVNVINEPVVTDNNIITSYCPQTAPAVAFKLLEMLTSAEKSAIVMKAMGY from the coding sequence ATGAAGATTTTGCTTTTTCTTGCCAAAGGATTTGAAACAATGGAGGCGAGTGTATTTATAGACATTATGGGCTGGGCTGATAACGACTATAACTATAATACAAAAATAGTAACATGCGGTTTTCAGAAAAAAGTTACAAGTACATTTAACATACCTGTTATTGTAGATAAATTAATTAATGATATTAATGTTGATGATTATGCGGCATTAGCCATTCCGGGCGGATTTGAGGAATTTGGATTTTATGAGGAAGCTTATAATCAGGAATTCCTTAATTTAATAAAAGAGTTTGATTCCAGAAAAAAAATCATTGCCAGTATATGTGTAGGAGCCCTTCCACTGGGAAAAAGCGGTATCCTCACAGGAAGAACAGCTACCACTTATCATCTGAAAGACAGTATCCGTCAGAAACAACTTGGGGAATTTGGAGTAAATGTGATAAATGAACCTGTTGTTACTGATAATAATATTATTACTTCTTACTGTCCGCAAACAGCTCCTGCAGTAGCATTTAAACTTCTTGAAATGCTTACTTCTGCTGAAAAATCCGCAATTGTTATGAAAGCTATGGGATATTAA
- a CDS encoding C40 family peptidase, which yields MRKFFIFSAILFIFCFFIGTSAKTTPSSSKKSTTSGDPGIYDSGYVHDEKVITKKVTQLKDDQQVILMSGTFDQLNDIIVENELLKSFENWRGTRYSWGGDSKNGIDCSALTRRVYREVFEFELPRVSVDQAQKGVHISRADLRPGDILFFRPENRVNHTAVYVGNSLFINASSSQGVVLSSLENNYWGKYFKYGVRIAEK from the coding sequence ATGAGAAAGTTTTTTATTTTTTCTGCGATTTTATTTATTTTTTGTTTTTTTATAGGGACTTCAGCAAAGACAACCCCTTCCAGTTCTAAGAAGAGTACAACATCCGGAGATCCGGGAATATATGATTCAGGATATGTACATGATGAAAAAGTGATTACAAAAAAAGTCACACAATTAAAGGATGACCAGCAGGTAATATTAATGTCGGGAACATTTGACCAGCTTAATGATATCATAGTGGAAAATGAATTATTAAAGTCGTTTGAGAACTGGAGAGGAACAAGATATTCGTGGGGCGGAGACTCTAAAAACGGTATAGATTGTTCGGCTCTGACAAGAAGAGTTTACAGAGAGGTATTTGAGTTTGAACTGCCAAGAGTATCAGTGGATCAGGCGCAAAAAGGAGTCCATATTTCCAGGGCAGATTTGAGACCGGGAGATATCCTGTTTTTCAGACCGGAAAACAGAGTTAATCATACAGCAGTTTATGTGGGGAATTCCCTGTTTATAAATGCTTCATCATCACAAGGTGTTGTATTATCAAGCCTTGAAAACAATTATTGGGGGAAATACTTTAAGTATGGTGTAAGAATTGCTGAGAAATAA
- the dtd gene encoding D-aminoacyl-tRNA deacylase has product MRIVVQKVKKAEVVIDEKSYSSIGHGIAAFVGISRTDTITDIKYSLEKLINLRIFEDSEGKMNLSLLDVKGELLVVSNFTVYGDTRKGRRPSYIESASPEEAEKLYSLFLEELSKYNIPYETGKFREHMNVILENDGPVTLIINSKE; this is encoded by the coding sequence TTGAGAATAGTAGTACAGAAAGTAAAAAAAGCAGAAGTCGTAATAGATGAAAAGTCTTACAGCAGTATTGGACATGGCATCGCAGCATTTGTAGGGATTAGCAGGACAGATACAATAACAGATATTAAGTATAGTCTGGAAAAATTAATTAATTTAAGAATTTTTGAAGACTCGGAAGGGAAGATGAATTTATCTCTTCTTGATGTAAAAGGAGAACTCTTAGTAGTAAGTAATTTTACTGTTTATGGTGATACCAGAAAAGGAAGGCGGCCAAGTTATATAGAATCAGCATCTCCAGAAGAGGCTGAGAAGCTGTATAGTTTATTTTTGGAAGAATTATCAAAATATAATATACCGTATGAAACCGGGAAATTCAGGGAGCACATGAATGTTATCCTTGAAAATGATGGTCCGGTGACATTAATAATAAATAGTAAGGAATAG